The following are from one region of the Salvelinus alpinus chromosome 16, SLU_Salpinus.1, whole genome shotgun sequence genome:
- the ociad2 gene encoding OCIA domain-containing protein 2 has product MSSETLEKTLTVKAEGATPWEKCQHGDRHIHRDDVRQIWKECKEESFWYRALPLSLGSMAVTGGLIYKGVWSASKTLGPFPKLAAAGVLGYAVGKASYVPTCRNKFQRLGPVFGPESEYGFGPGPFGGRGSGPGHRHCHHVCEECKRQQAPAAPIEGVQS; this is encoded by the exons ATGAGCTCTGAAACCCTTGAGAAAACACTAACAGTGAAGGCAGAAGGAGCCACCCCATGGGAGAAG TGTCAACATGGAGATCGACACATCCACAGAGACGATGTGAGACAAATCTGGAAGGAGTGCAAGGAAGAGAGCTTCTGGTATAGAG ctcttcccctctctctgggAAGCATGGCTGTCACTGGGGGGCTCATCTACAAAG GAGTTTGGAGTGCATCAAAGACACTTGGCCCATTCCCAAAACTAGCAG CGGCTGGCGTCCTTGGTTATGCAGTGGGGAAGGCTTCCTATGTTCCAACCTGCAGAAATAAGTTCCAGAGACTTGGGCCCGTCTTTGGTCCAGAATCTGAATATGGCTTTGGACCCGGCCCATTTGGAGGCCGTGGTTCTGGCCCAGGACACAG ACACTGCCACCACGTGTGTGAAGAGTGTAAGCGACAGCAAGCCCCTGCTGCACCAATAGAGGGTGTGCAaagctaa